CCAGTTGCCCGTTGATCGCCGTCTTCAGCCAGGCCGGGATATCGTCCGGCAACGCCAGCTCCTCATGCACCAGTTCCCGCGATCCGCCGCGATAGCTAAAGGACGTCCCAGCCTGCTCGTCCATCATCCGGGTGCGATGGCGATAGGCGGCGGCCGAGACGATGCTACGTCCCGCTCCCCTGCCGATCACCTGCGCTCTGACGAACATGATCGCCACGGCTGTCTCCGCATCGTCCAAGCACGTCGCGCCAGCGACGTATATTGCGCCCTCAAACCGATCGGCCTGCCAGGGCCGATGCCGCCTTCTCGGTTGTAGGCTAGCCTATTTAACTATCGTATTCTAGATAGTATAGTCACCCCGTGGAGGTTGGTCGAACCCGGAAAGGACATCGGAATGGCCGCAAAATCATCGATCGCCGAAATCGACGCACAGATCGAGAAGCTACGCGAGCGCAGACGCGCGATGATCGCAAAGTCCGCCGAACGCTTTGCGCGCGCGGCAACGAAATCGGGGCTGGCGGAAATGGAGATTGCTGACGAGGAGGTCGATCGGATTTTCGGAGAGATCGCCGCGCGATTTCGTAAGGAAGAAAAGAAGGGGACTGCCGGCGTATCTACTTCGCCGCGTCGACCAGCAGCTGGCGGGACTGGAACGTCGGCGGAGGTTTCTCATGACAGCTGATCGCAAACGCGAGGCGCGCGAGAAGTTTTTACTCGGCGGCATCGTCGTCAGGGCGGGTCTCACGAAGGCCGACCGGGCGTTTCTGCTCGGCGGTCTACTCGAACTGGCGAGGCTTGATCCGGGCTCATCGGAGCATCGGCGGTTGCGCGATATCGGCGAGGAAGCGTTCAAGGCACCGGCGCTTGACGGTCATTCGACGCGCATCCCGGAGGCAACCGAATGACCGTGCGAGCAAAACCGCATCCGAGCCTGTTGCTCGTCCTGGTGCCTATCGCGGTAACGGCTGTCGCCGTCTATGTGGTCGGCTGGCGCTGGCCAACACTCGCCGGCGGCCTATCCGGGAAAGCGGAATATTGGTTTCTACGCGCTTCTCCTGTGCCGGCGCTTCTGTTCGGACCACTGGCAGGACTGTTGAGCGTCTGGGCGCTGCCATTGCACCGGCGAAGGCCGGTCGCGATGGCGAGCCTCGTCTGCTTTCTGGCGGTCGCCGGTTTTTACGCGCTGCGAGAGTTCGGCCGGCTCGCCCCGTCCGTGGAGAGCAGAGCGGTGACATGGGACCGTGCCCTTTCCTATCTCGATATGGTCGCCGTTTTCAGTGCAGTCGCGGGCTTCATGGCGGCGGCGGTGGCCGCGCGCATTTCCACCGTCGTGCCCGAGCCGGTGAAGCGCGCCAGGCGCGGCACCTTCGGCGACGCGGACTGGCTGCCGATGTCGGCCGCCGGAAAGTTGTTTCCGCCGGAGGGCGAGATCGTTGTCGGTGAGCGCTACCGCGTCGACAAGGATATCGTCCATGGACTGCCCTTCGATCCAAATGATCGCAGTACTTGGGGACAGGGGGGCAAAGCCCCTTTGCTCACTTACAAGCAGGACTTCGACTCCACCCATATGCTCTTCTTCGCCGGGTCAGGTGGCTACAAAACGACGAGCAACGTTGTTCCGACGGCGCTGCGCTATACCGGACCACTGATCTGCCTCGACCCGTCGACCGAGGTCGCGCCTATGGTAGTCGAGCACCGAAGCCGTGTCCTTGGGCGCGAGGTGATGGTGCTCGATCCAACGAACCCGACTATGGGATTTAATGTGCTCGACGGGATCGAGGCGTCGAAGAGACAAGAAGAGGATATTGTCGGCCTTGCGCATATGCTGCTGTCGGAAAGCGCTCGCTTCGAAAGCTCGAGCGGCGCCTACTTCCAGAACCAGGCGCACAATCTACTGACAGGCTTGCTTGCACACGTCATGTTCTCGCCGGATTTTGAGGGGCGGCGCAACTTACGCAGTCTCCGGCAAATCGTCTCGGAACCTGAGCCCTCGGTGCTCGCCATGCTGCGCGACGTTCAGGAGCACTCGCACTCTGCCTTCATCCGCGAAACGCTCGGCGTCTTCACCAACATGACCGAGCAGACGTTCAGCGGCGTCTATTCGACCGCCTCGAAAGACACGCAGTGGCTGTCGCTCGACAATTACGCCGCGCTCGTCTGCGGCAGCGCCTTCAAATCGAGCGACATCGTTACAGCCAAGAAGGACGTGTTTCTGAATATCCCGGCAACGATCCTGCGCTCCTATCCAGGAATCGGCCGCGTCATCATCGGCTCGCTGATCAATGCCATGGTCCAGGCCGATGGTGCCTTCCAGCGCCGGGCACTCTTCATGCTCGATGAGGTCGATCTCCTCGGCTACATGCGCGTCCTCGAGGAGGCACGCGACCGCGGCCGCAAGTACGGCATCAGCATGATGCTGATGTACCAATCCCTGGGGCAGTTGGAGCGGCATTTCGGGCGGGATGGCGCGACGTCATGGATTGATGGCTGCGCCTTGGCCTCCTATGCCGCGATCAAGGCGTTCGACACGGCGCGCAATGTCTCGGCGCAATGCGGTGAGATGACGGTGGAGGTGAAGGGAAGCTCCCGCAATATCGGCTGGGATACGAAGAACGGCGCCTCGCGCAAATCAGAGAGCGTCAATTACCAGCGGCGACCGCTGATCATGCCGCACGAAATCACCCACTCGATGCGAAAGGACGAACAGATCATCATCGTCCAGGGGCACAGCCCGATCCGCTGCGGGCGCGCGATCTACTTCCGGCGAAAGGACATGAAGGAGGCGGCAAAGGCAAACCGCTTCGTCAAGCCGATCCCGTGATGGGCCGCCAACAGACGCCGGGAAAAAATCTCTATCGCTCGGTGCGGCAAATACAGGGCGAACGGGTCCTCCGCGCCTGGCGGCGTGAACCAGTCTAGAAAGAGTGTATGGCCGAAGGAGTGAGCCCGAGCACCGTTAGACCAAACGCCCAGAAGGGCATGCCGTTGGCCGCGTCGGGATGGGCGTGGACGACGATCGACATCGGCACACGACGATCGCCGTAAGCATCATAAAACCTGTGCCGGGGGGAACATGCAAAGGGTATAGAAGGCGAATACCACGCGCTGTAAACCGCCGCCCTGAGGACGCCGAAGCCAATCGCGTACGGAGGGCTGACGATGAATCGAAGCGCGTGAAAAGCTCCGCTTCGGCTCGTCGCGCCGGTTTCGCGTTAAGCGTTTTGAGGCTCTGTCGACATGACGGGCTCCTCGGTATTCGCTAGCGCAGATCGAAGCAACAAAATGGTCATACTGTTCCCACACCCAAGGGCAAGCGAGGAAATCCTCTTGCGATAATTCGGCCGATCCGGGTCGCAACATCGAGCGAGAGGGGGGCGTGACCGCAGGCGGAGACCGCTCGCGGGACCGGTGAGCGAAGCGAATAGCACTCCGTCGGCCGTCGGCTGGCTCGCCCGAACAACGATCTCCAGTCTCGACGATCAATCACGAAAATGAATCGGTGTGGGCCGACCGATTCATAAGTGTCGTTGAACTCAAAAGCCGGAACGGGCGATTCTTCCGTCATGCTCACTCAGCCTATCAGTTCTACATCGAACGCACGGATGCGACGAAAACCGTGGCGCGCTTCTACACGCTCGCGATCGAACCGACGCTGTTCGGCACGCCCTGCCTGATACGGCGTTGGGGCGCATCGGGCCATGGTGCATCACTTCGACAAGGAAGAGGATGCTCTGCACATGATCCTCGATCTGCTGCGGACCAGACAGGCGCGCGGCTAAAGACCGAAACACGCGTTCGACGTGAACACATGGCCTGGGGTTTCCCGCAGCGAGCGCGCCCTGATCCTCGCCGGTGATCATTGGTACGAAGCGGAGCTTCGGCCGACGCGTCGGTCGTTTCGCGTGTCGGCTCAGGCGGGAAGGCAAACGCCGCCCTCAGAAGGGCGGCGCGGGGTCGAAGGTGCCCTCCTGTTCGGCGGTCGCTGCCGCCAGTTCGGCCTGAGCCAATTCCAGCTCGGCTTCGATCTGGTGGCGCTCGGCAGCGTCCGCGTTCCTGAGCTCGGCGCGCAGTTCTTCAACCTGAATTTCTGTTGCAATCGTCATCGTCGTCTTCTCCTTGGATAATGTGAAGATGACGCCACGGGGGTCGAGAGGATCGGGCCGGGTCAAGGATCGCGTCAGCGACCGCCGGAGGCGGCGAGCGGAGGAACCGATTTTCTGACGGTGCCCTTAAGGGCACCGGCTGAAAATTGGAGGGGCCGCGAAGGCCTTGAGGCGGCGCGAGCCCTCATGGCAGACTTGGCTATTTGATCAGACAAGCTTTCGCCTCGTGTGGCAGGGGAGAGGAGCAAAAGCGGGTTCGATGCCCGCTTTTGTTCCCGGTGCTGCGTTTAACGATCAAACCGAGTAACGGCGAAGTCGGCCCCGATTTCTCGGGGCCGCTCGCTTGGCTCGTCAGTCCGGATTGTTCCAGAGGATCACCTTCTTGCTCGGATCGCCGCCGGGTGCCTGTGCGAGGTTGCCGAAGATCACGCCGATCTCGGGAGCCTCCAGCTTCACTGAGAGGTATTCCTCGCCGGTCTGGCGGGCGATGCGGTTCCAGCCCGCGCCGATTTCGAAGCCGGTCTTGCGGTTGATGACGCGGTAATCGGGGGCTTCTTCGCTCGACTTGGCTGCGTTCGGGACGATGGCGATCGGGGCGTTGACCCGGATGGTGGCGAAGACGCCTTCGAGGATGCCATCGGTCTTCTGCGTCAGGGTTGCGATCGTGGTGGCCATGCTTCTGTCTCCTTCAGTTGCTCGGGACCATTCCCGATGGCGCACGAAGAGACGGCCGGCGTGCTCGGTCAGCTCGGTCGAAAATTTTGCCAAATTCTATTTTCCGCCAGGAGAAAGAACCGAAATCGAATTTTGCAAAAATTTCGGGCGAGTCTTACCCCTTTAGGGGTTGGCCGCAAAAGCAGGCGGTCGTCTATACGAGCGACACAAAACGGGAATGGTTCGGGGCAACTGAAGGACGCGACAAACCATTATGCTGTCCGGTCCACGCCGCGGGAGATCGGCCGCGCATCCCTTGATACGTTGGTCCGCGTGCCGGTCAACGCCATGCCCTCGCGCTCTCTCAGCTACAGCAGGCGGGTGAGCACGTCGCTAACGATATCACCCCTTATGTTGATCCGAGAGGTAGACGCGGCGAATGTATCGCCGCCTGCAGCCCGCGCGGCAACACCTGATGAAGCCGCTCGCGTGAGCGATAGGTGATCTTCCCCCACTCCCCCCGGGCGCCCGGCTATCTGCGCTGTTGGTGTTCTCCAGGCACATCGCGGCACGCGCCCCATCCGAGCGGTCGGAGCCGGCTTAGTAGCGGAACCAGGCCCGGCGGTGATCACGAGACAACAGGATCCCAGCAAGTCGCGAACGGAATGCCATAGAGCGCGACATTCTGATCCTGGGAAACGAAATGCGCTCCCTCCGCCAAGGCCTGCCCCCGACGATGCGGTTCGTGTCGGCCAAGGCCGTCAATGAGCAAGCCGCCGCCGTGTTGGTCAGCGTCCGGGAGCGTTTGATCCGCAACCGCACCCAACTCGCCAGTGCAATCCGCGGTTACACCGCTGAATTCGGCATTTCCGTCGTCAAGGAACTGGCGCACATTCCCCTGCTGCTTGAACGGATACAGTCCGACGAGACCGTGCCTGAGCTGACGCGGGAAGTGTTCGCGAGCCAGGTTGCGGAATACGCCCAGATCGAAGAAAAGATTGCAGACGTGGATGCCAGGATCATGGCATGGCAGCGAGCCGACGAACACAGCAAACGTCTCAATACTATTCCCGGCATCGGCCCGATCGGCGCGGCGCTCCTGATCATCGAGACGCCGGCACCAGAGCCATTCCGATCCGGCCATCGCGCCACCCGCCAACCGAGATAGCTGTTCAATGAAGCGCTCCTCAGTCGTTGCCATCGAATGGTGTTCGTGCGCGATGACCCATTCTCCGTTTTGTCGCTCGGCCGTCAGTCCGAAATCGAGGCTTGCGACGCCGGACCAAATAATTTGTCAGGCTCGAAAGTAGATTTCTGTCGCACGAAACCGACCATCCATTCGCTTGCATTGAACGATGACGTCGATCGAAACCCTCAACAATTGTTCAATGTCTTCCCGATCCAAATTGCGGCCCCCTTCGGACTCCTTCACAAGCAGCGTCAGCTGTTGGAAAGCGAGCTTGGCGGAGTCGGCATGCACGGTGGTGATCGATCCGGGGTGGCCGGAGTTGACGTTGCGGACGTAGTAGAAGGCCGTGCCATCGCGCAGCTCCTGCAGCAGTATGCGGTCCGGCCGCATCCGGAGGCATGATTCCAGCAGTTCTTTAGGGCCGGCGGCTGAAAGTCCCTGGGCGCCTTTCGAATAGAACAGACGCACGTGGTTCGGCTGTGGAATAGCGAGTTCGGGAGTGTCCTCGATCGAAATGATCCGCTCATGCTCGGGAATGTGTTTGATCAGCGCTTTCGAAAGCGTCGTCTTGGCCGATCCGGTTGCGCCTGAGATAACGATGTTCTTCCGTGAAATGACGGCTTCCTGCAGAAAATCCTTGAAGCGACCGGCACGGTACAGCGCCGCCAAATCCTGGTCCTGTGTCGAGGCGCCGTCGTTGACCGCACGCGTCTCGGAGAAGAACTCTCTTTCTTCCAGATCATCGAGCGTGAATGTGACCGAGGACGGCTTACGGATAGTGATGCTGACCGTATTCCTGCTGGTAGCCGGTGGAATGACTATCTGGATCCGTTCGTCCCCCGGCAGCGTTGCCGACAGGATTGGCCGGGTTTCATCAATGAATTGATGGGAGAAACTGGCCACGGCCCGGGCAAGGCGCATCAGCTTCTCGAAGGAAAGATCCGGCAGATCATAGGTCCGCCAACCACCAGCGCCTTCCGTCAACACCTCCCCGGGCCGGTTTACGATCACTTCGTAGAGCGTGCTGTTACCGAGGAACGGCGCGAACGGAGAGAGCAGCTCACGAACGACCGTTGCGTCGGCCCCTTCGGTCATCGCCTTTGCTCTACTTCGTCACGAGCGTTGACTGCGGCCTGAAGTCCGGCACCGCCCGGCCGAGGACCTTGTTTTTCGGCTCCGTCACCCGTAATCCGTAGACACCGGAAAAGTCGAGATCGCGTGCCACGAAGATCGAGACCAGTTCACCCTGATGTTTGTTGAGCGTCGGCGGAATGTTGATCGATTGCTCGACAGCGATCGCCGCCGCCTGCTGGCCTGCGCTTGTCGTGTTCTGCGTGTCGACATCGCTTTCCTGCAGGCGGCTGCTGGCATAGCTCGTGGCGTCGCCAAAGATGGAAAGAAGAAGCGCAGCTCCGAACCGCTCCCACCAGTGGGTGTCCACATGGCCGTCGACGCCGGCCCGGCCGAGCGCATCCGTCGCCGGTGAGGCCAGTGTGACGATGACGCCGTTCGGGGTCTTCGCCCGGTTCCAGAGCACAAAGAGGCGCTTCTTTCCGCGCTGAAGACCGCCGCGATACTCGCCAAGAACTTGAGTGCCTTTCTCCATCAGCACGACGCGGCCGTTATCCGAGAGGACATCACGGTTGATCACGCAGCTTGTAAAGCCGGGCTGATCGGATGCCATGGCAGTTTCCAGGACGCAGGGTATCGAGGTCCCCATTGCGACGATGAAGTTACGATTGCCGAGTGTGCCGGCGCGCGAGCCCTCAAGCTTGGTCGATCGTAGCAAACCGTTGAATCGCTGTTCATCGGCATTGGCTGTATTCTGGCCCATCATGTTTCCATCGAGCGGCAGGAAATTGCTGTCCGTCGAAATGGCAGGGTCCGCGGTATCATGGCGCGATGCCGCGGCTTTCTGTCCGCCGCTATAGGCCATCACAGGCGCCCGCCGCGCCGAATCGAGCAGCGGATCTTCCTCCTTCACCTCCTCGGTCATGACGGGGGTCGGTAGCTTCACTTCCGGTACTGGCTGTACCGGTTCCATTTTCTCCTTGGCCGGTTCGAAGTCCGTCGTCTGGCGAATGACGACCCGATCCGGCTTCGCCCCATCCGTCGACGTCGTCTCATCGCTCATCGACCAGAGTGCGAAGGCGACGAAGGCAAAGACCGCCAGTGCAACGGCGCCCCGCTTTAGGACGGGATTGTTGTCGATCTTCCGTGCATTGACGGTCTCTGCGCGCTCGCCCGGGATGCGGCTTTCGTCTTCCTGAATCAAATCAGTCTCCTATTGCGGTGCGCCATTATCCGTGCGTACGACACGCTCGACCAACGGGGAGGTTGTGTTGGTGTCAAAATTGATCCCGACCGGGTCGTAGGCCTCGTTGAAGACGCAAAGCACATCCCCTCCCCGGCGCAGGAGGAACTTTCGGCTGATCGCGTGGACGAGGACCAGATTGCCATCAACGGACTTGGGCACGAGCCTTTCGCTGCCATCCGAGTTCTCTATGTAGATGGCAGGCATCTCCTGGTTGCCGACGAAGGCAAAGGTCGT
The genomic region above belongs to Sinorhizobium meliloti and contains:
- a CDS encoding TraC family protein; amino-acid sequence: MAAKSSIAEIDAQIEKLRERRRAMIAKSAERFARAATKSGLAEMEIADEEVDRIFGEIAARFRKEEKKGTAGVSTSPRRPAAGGTGTSAEVSHDS
- a CDS encoding conjugal transfer protein TraD: MTADRKREAREKFLLGGIVVRAGLTKADRAFLLGGLLELARLDPGSSEHRRLRDIGEEAFKAPALDGHSTRIPEATE
- the traG gene encoding Ti-type conjugative transfer system protein TraG; this translates as MTVRAKPHPSLLLVLVPIAVTAVAVYVVGWRWPTLAGGLSGKAEYWFLRASPVPALLFGPLAGLLSVWALPLHRRRPVAMASLVCFLAVAGFYALREFGRLAPSVESRAVTWDRALSYLDMVAVFSAVAGFMAAAVAARISTVVPEPVKRARRGTFGDADWLPMSAAGKLFPPEGEIVVGERYRVDKDIVHGLPFDPNDRSTWGQGGKAPLLTYKQDFDSTHMLFFAGSGGYKTTSNVVPTALRYTGPLICLDPSTEVAPMVVEHRSRVLGREVMVLDPTNPTMGFNVLDGIEASKRQEEDIVGLAHMLLSESARFESSSGAYFQNQAHNLLTGLLAHVMFSPDFEGRRNLRSLRQIVSEPEPSVLAMLRDVQEHSHSAFIRETLGVFTNMTEQTFSGVYSTASKDTQWLSLDNYAALVCGSAFKSSDIVTAKKDVFLNIPATILRSYPGIGRVIIGSLINAMVQADGAFQRRALFMLDEVDLLGYMRVLEEARDRGRKYGISMMLMYQSLGQLERHFGRDGATSWIDGCALASYAAIKAFDTARNVSAQCGEMTVEVKGSSRNIGWDTKNGASRKSESVNYQRRPLIMPHEITHSMRKDEQIIIVQGHSPIRCGRAIYFRRKDMKEAAKANRFVKPIP
- a CDS encoding WGR domain-containing protein, which encodes MARFYTLAIEPTLFGTPCLIRRWGASGHGASLRQGRGCSAHDPRSAADQTGARLKTETRVRREHMAWGFPQRARPDPRR
- a CDS encoding DUF736 domain-containing protein; its protein translation is MATTIATLTQKTDGILEGVFATIRVNAPIAIVPNAAKSSEEAPDYRVINRKTGFEIGAGWNRIARQTGEEYLSVKLEAPEIGVIFGNLAQAPGGDPSKKVILWNNPD
- the virB11 gene encoding P-type DNA transfer ATPase VirB11, giving the protein MTEGADATVVRELLSPFAPFLGNSTLYEVIVNRPGEVLTEGAGGWRTYDLPDLSFEKLMRLARAVASFSHQFIDETRPILSATLPGDERIQIVIPPATSRNTVSITIRKPSSVTFTLDDLEEREFFSETRAVNDGASTQDQDLAALYRAGRFKDFLQEAVISRKNIVISGATGSAKTTLSKALIKHIPEHERIISIEDTPELAIPQPNHVRLFYSKGAQGLSAAGPKELLESCLRMRPDRILLQELRDGTAFYYVRNVNSGHPGSITTVHADSAKLAFQQLTLLVKESEGGRNLDREDIEQLLRVSIDVIVQCKRMDGRFRATEIYFRA
- the virB10 gene encoding type IV secretion system protein VirB10, which gives rise to MIQEDESRIPGERAETVNARKIDNNPVLKRGAVALAVFAFVAFALWSMSDETTSTDGAKPDRVVIRQTTDFEPAKEKMEPVQPVPEVKLPTPVMTEEVKEEDPLLDSARRAPVMAYSGGQKAAASRHDTADPAISTDSNFLPLDGNMMGQNTANADEQRFNGLLRSTKLEGSRAGTLGNRNFIVAMGTSIPCVLETAMASDQPGFTSCVINRDVLSDNGRVVLMEKGTQVLGEYRGGLQRGKKRLFVLWNRAKTPNGVIVTLASPATDALGRAGVDGHVDTHWWERFGAALLLSIFGDATSYASSRLQESDVDTQNTTSAGQQAAAIAVEQSINIPPTLNKHQGELVSIFVARDLDFSGVYGLRVTEPKNKVLGRAVPDFRPQSTLVTK